A part of Candida albicans SC5314 chromosome 2, complete sequence genomic DNA contains:
- the IFK2 gene encoding Ifk2p (Putative thiol-specific monooxygenase; mutant is viable; flow model biofilm induced) → MSVITLTKESHKNPEKFRIKHQDEVEILGPHRKDRFAINEDLPTITTTSKIAILGAGFGGMASAIKTMQKYNEQDIKIFERHDNFGGTWYANTYPGCASDIPALWYSFSFALTSNWSRVQPPQYEMEEYILRVAEQFKLREKTRFQTEINKFEWDDVNGEWTLYAHDVKTGQRILHKSKLLLACQGGLVHPLQLQAEGLENFKGAYMHSALWDHSVDFKGKKVIVIGNGCSANQTVPALLNNPDYSVGSLTQISRSKHYILKPLPRILYILYRLLSFNFIALYFVRLIVVFGAEMRVPLFKGDGFISKIVRWINTTASVSYMKGNAPEKFHDMIIPNYKIGCKRLIFDYNYIPSLNDPRVDIKNQGIDRVVENGILLKNGEHIEADIIVACTGYNLSKSYFNFEIVGRNGANISEEWKKDGPSAYRTLLVKQSPNLWTIGGTNSATGHASVVMAIENGVDYFLKTAKPIIEGKAKSVRVTDEAYDNWLTTIQKELKKSVFGTPFGGCVSWYSDAKVNSTVYPWSQFHYWWITHFPNYKDLVYEPLNEDKKRR, encoded by the coding sequence ATGTCTGTCATTACATTAACAAAAGAGTCTCACAAGAACCCAGAAAAGTTTAGAATTAAACATCAGGATGAGGTGGAGATATTAGGTCCACATCGTAAAGACCGTTTTGCCATCAATGAAGACTTGCCAACCATAACCACCACTTCTAAAATTGCCATTCTCGGAGCCGGTTTTGGAGGTATGGCAAGTGCAATCAAGACAATGCAAAAATACAATGAGCAAgatattaaaatttttgaaagacATGACAACTTTGGTGGTACTTGGTATGCCAACACTTACCCAGGATGTGCCAGTGATATTCCCGCTTTATGGTATTCATTTTCGTTTGCATTGACATCCAACTGGAGTAGAGTTCAACCACCACAGTATGAGATGGAAGAATACATTTTACGAGTTGCCgaacaattcaaattaagAGAGAAAACTAGATTTCAAACTGAAATCAACAAGTTTGAGTGGGATGATGTGAATGGTGAGTGGACCTTGTATGCACATGATGTTAAAACTGGTCAAAGAATCCTCCACAAAAGTAAGCTTTTACTTGCCTGTCAAGGTGGGTTAGTTCATCCTTTGCAATTACAAGCCGAAGGATTGGAAAACTTCAAAGGGGCATACATGCACTCGGCTCTTTGGGATCATTCTGTTGACTTCAAAGGGAAAAAAGTCATTGTGATTGGTAATGGGTGTAGTGCTAATCAAACTGTTCCTGCGTTACTCAACAACCCTGATTACAGTGTCGGTTCGTTGACTCAGATTTCAAGATCCAAGCATTACATTTTGAAACCCCTCCCTAGAATACTTTACATACTTTACCGTTTATTGTCATTCAACTTTATTGCATTATACTTTGTTCgtttaattgttgtttttggtGCTGAAATGAGGGTACCATTGTTCAAAGGTGATGGGTTTATCTCCAAAATTGTTCGTTGGATAAACACAACTGCTTCCGTTAGCTATATGAAAGGTAATGCTCCTGAGAAATTCCATGATATGATTATTCCTAATTACAAAATTGGATGTAAAAGATTAATTTTTGACTATAATTATATTCCATCGTTAAATGACCCAAGAGTTGACATCAAGAATCAAGGAATTGATAgagttgttgaaaatggaatattattgaaaaatggagAACACATTGAAGCTGATATTATTGTTGCATGTACTGGGTATAATTTGAGCAAAAGTTactttaattttgaaattgttggtCGTAATGGAGCAAATATCTCTGAAGAATGGAAGAAAGATGGTCCAAGTGCTTATAGAACGCTTTTAGTCAAACAAAGTCCTAATCTTTGGACAATTGGGGGTACCAATTCAGCTACTGGACATGCATCTGTTGTCATGGCAATTGAGAATGGTGTTGATTATTTCCTCAAGACTGCCAAACCAATCATTGAAGGAAAAGCTAAATCAGTTAGAGTTACCGACGAAGCTTACGACAACTGGCTTACAACtattcaaaaagaattgaaaaaatctgTCTTTGGTACTCCATTCGGAGGTTGTGTTTCCTGGTATTCTGATGCAAAGGTCAATTCAACTGTCTACCCTTGGagtcaatttcattattggtGGATTACACATTTCCCAAATTATAAAGATTTAGTATATGAGCCATTAAACGAAGACAAAAAGAGGAGATGA
- a CDS encoding uncharacterized protein (Ortholog of C. dubliniensis CD36 : Cd36_18340, Candida tenuis NRRL Y-1498 : CANTEDRAFT_124631, Debaryomyces hansenii CBS767 : DEHA2D04356g and Pichia stipitis Pignal : PICST_34839): MPIELILSPLMRPAVHAKSILFAPHRNASHYVPRIKELPPPETISQYAVIRRIGTGSKVFDVFDTQRGKYPTGPQDPNERIFWFKRSRAAKGGYTMFSQDILHTGPNGEDEPIANVRAGLRGNVLLIRASQAPAAELGWHIINHRVDAIDTYRMFTLCDGNTYQWTYRGQWLEKVSNVGEKESEVRERIGRVVPNGDFGFTLFIDESKMVREMALSTALCSYIDQWNTNLEVGGIYYGRQKGQVRWKRD, from the coding sequence ATGCCAATTGAGTTGATTCTTTCTCCGCTCATGAGACCGGCAGTCCATGCCAAATCGATTTTATTTGCTCCTCATCGTAATGCTTCACATTATGTCCCAAGAATTAAAGAACTCCCTCCACCAGAAACTATTTCACAATATGCTGTAATAAGAAGAATAGGTACTGGTAGTAAAGTGTTTGATGTTTTTGATACTCAAAGAGGAAAATATCCTACTGGTCCTCAAGATCCCAACGAAAGAATCTTTTGGTTCAAACGTTCACGTGCTGCTAAAGGTGGTTATACAATGTTTTCCCAAGATATTCTACACACGGGACCAAATGGCGAAGATGAACCCATTGCCAATGTCAGAGCTGGGTTGAGAGGCAATGTTCTATTAATTCGAGCTTCACAGGCTCCTGCTGCTGAGTTAGGCTGGCACATAATCAATCATCGTGTGGATGCTATTGACACGTATAGAATGTTTACCCTATGCGATGGTAATACCTATCAATGGACCTATCGAGGTCAATGGCTTGAGAAGGTTTCCAATGTTGGTGAAAAGGAATCAGAAGTTCGAGAAAGAATCGGCCGTGTGGTCCCCAATGGTGATTTTGGGTTTACCTTGTTTATCGATGAATCGAAAATGGTTCGAGAAATGGCATTAAGTACTGCGTTGTGCTCATACATTGATCAGTGGAATACTAATCTTGAAGTCGGAGGGATTTACTATGGACGCCAAAAGGGACAAGTACGCTGGAAGAGAGATTGA
- the UGA11 gene encoding Uga11p (Putative gamma-aminobutyrate (GABA) transaminase; macrophage-induced; overlaps orf19.854.1, which is a region annotated as a blocked reading frame; Spider biofilm induced), with protein MQRTLINTSLRQVQKRFNSTSVTASYFPEEPKNPIFQTETIPGPKSIALNKELGEVYDNHATYFVTDYFNSLGNYISDADGNKLLDVYCQISSIALGYNNPELIKAAKSDEMVNAIVNRPALACFPSTNYKQILEEGLLAAAPPGMDKIWTSLSGSDANETAYKAAFMYQHAKLRGDKAFTEEELATCMENKTPGASDMSILSFDKGFHGRLFGSLSTTRSKAIHKLDIPAFPWPRAPFPRLKYPLEDFETENRDEEQGCLYQLESIIENSPSQIAAIIVEPVQSEGGDNHATSFFFQGLRDITKKHGILFIVDEVQTGVGASGKMWAHEHWNLTTPPDMVTFSKKFQAAGFYFSNPDLQPKLPYRQFNTWCGDPSKAILAKAIYQEIVKSNLVERTAEVGDYLFEKLSSILSRFPDKVFNLRGKNYGTFKSSI; from the coding sequence ATGCAGAGAACACTTATCAATACTTCGTTGAGGCAAGTTCAAAAGAGATTTAATTCAACTTCTGTGACTGCAAGCTATTTCCCTGAAGAACCCAAAAACCCAATATTTCAGACGGAAACAATCCCCGGTCCCAAATCAATTGCTTTAAACAAAGAGCTTGGTGAAGTTTATGATAATCATGCAACTTACTTTGTGACCGATTACTTCAACTCTTTAGGGAATTATATTAGTGATGCTGATGGTAACAAATTGTTAGATGTTTATTGtcaaatttcatcaattgctTTGGGTTATAATAATCCAGAATTAATAAAGGCAGCCAAATCAGACGAAATGGTCAATGCGATTGTTAATCGTCCAGCTTTGGCATGTTTCCCATCTACCAATTACAAACAAATTCTTGAAGAGGGTCTTTTAGCAGCTGCGCCACCAGGAATGGACAAAATATGGACATCATTAAGTGGATCTGATGCCAATGAAACTGCATACAAGGCAGCATTTATGTACCAACATGCAAAATTAAGAGGTGATAAGGCATTTACTGAAGAAGAACTTGCCACATGTATGGAAAACAAAACCCCTGGTGCCTCTGACATGTCtattttatcatttgataAAGGGTTCCATGGGAGATTGTTTGGTTCTTTGTCAACTACAAGATCCAAAGCAATTCATAAGTTGGATATTCCTGCTTTCCCATGGCCAAGAGCCCCATTTCCACGATTGAAGTATCCATTagaagattttgaaacaGAAAACAGAGATGAAGAACAAGGTTGTTTGTATCAGTTGgaatcaataattgaaaactcTCCAAGTCAAATTGCAGCCATTATCGTGGAACCAGTTCAATCAGAAGGAGGTGACAATCATGCCACGtcattcttctttcaaGGTCTCAGAGACATTACCAAAAAACATGGAATTTTATTCATTGTGGACGAAGTCCAAACTGGTGTTGGGGCATCAGGAAAAATGTGGGCCCATGAGCATTGGAATTTGACTACTCCTCCAGATATGGTGacattttccaaaaaatttcaGGCTGCTGGATTCTATTTCAGTAATCCTGATTTACAACCAAAATTGCCATATAGACAGTTCAATACTTGGTGTGGTGACCCATCCAAAGCCATTTTGGCAAAGGCCATCTATCAAGAAATTGTCAAATCTAACTTGGTGGAAAGAACTGCTGAGGTTGgtgattatttatttgagAAATTACTGTCAATCTTATCAAGATTTCCTGATAAAGTCTTCAATTTGAGAGGAAAGAACTATGGTACATTTAAGTCTTCAATTTGA
- the SAP99 gene encoding Sap99p (Putative secreted aspartyl protease; possible Kex2 substrate; induced by low iron; repressed by alpha pheromone in SpiderM medium; possibly essential (UAU1 method); regulated by Sef1, Sfu1, and Hap43; Spider biofilm induced) has product MLFNVLSLICLAIITNAAVVKRDEPKVIRMDVKQGVSELVKRGDATGSSELTQVFYSYADLKIGSNKDPVSLSIDTGSWLTHIFDSNVTCSGCKNTGLYNSSQSSTVVKSGKRGQSFFGAHAYYIGELVSDSIQIGDLNVPEVLFNDVHNTSGFGNGILGLAKPSTKDESIAWVAKNHGLINKAAYSLIIQHLDGSDGSLVIGGYDAAKVNGEINWTSIKNSNIHALLSEVKINGQTIPVNKQYTLDTGGGTGFLPEAAYNQVIANLPEDPKFGTDRSQITCSLLEGKTFTYNLNGVEYEIPLRDFYTPKETNGVCKLGLQKGNAAQLGAWIFRNLLLAVDLEGDLFGLASLKNTTETNIKSF; this is encoded by the coding sequence atgtTGTTTAATGTTTTATCTTTAATTTGCTTAGCTATTATTACTAATGCTGCCGTGGTCAAGAGAGATGAACCAAAGGTAATCAGAATGGATGTCAAACAAGGTGTTTCTGAGTTGGTTAAAAGAGGTGATGCTACTGGATCCTCAGAATTGACACAGGTCTTTTATTCTTATGCTGATTTGAAGATAGGATCCAACAAGGATCCTGTAAGTCTTTCGATTGATACAGGAAGTTGGTTGACACACATTTTTGACTCAAATGTAACTTGTTCAGGGTGCAAAAATACTGGTCTCTATAACTCATCTCAATCTTCCACTGTTGTCAAACTGGGTAAGAGAGGTCAATCATTTTTTGGAGCTCATGCCTATTATATCGGGGAATTGGTTAGTGATTCTATTCAAATTGGTGATTTAAATGTTCCTGAAGTTCTTTTCAATGACGTTCATAATACCAGTGGGTTTGGTAATGGTATTCTTGGCTTAGCAAAACCATCTACTAAAGATGAGAGTATTGCCTGGGTCGCAAAAAACCATGGATTGATTAACAAAGCTGCTTACTCACTTATTATTCAACATCTTGATGGTTCTGACGGATCTCTTGTCATTGGTGGTTACGATGCTGCTAAAGTTAATGGTGAAATCAACTGGACCAGTATCaagaattcaaatattcatGCATTACTTTCTGAAGTTAAAATCAATGGTCAGACTATCCCTGTCAACAAACAGTATACTTTAGACACGGGTGGTGGTACTGGATTTTTACCAGAGGCTGCATATAATCAAGTTATTGCTAATTTGCCCGAAGATCCAAAATTCGGAACTGACCGTAGCCAAATTACCTGTTCATTACTTGAAGGTAAAACTTTCActtataatttaaatggAGTTGAGTACGAGATTCCATTAAGAGACTTTTACACTCCCAAGGAGACCAACGGTGTTTGTAAACTTGGCTTACAAAAAGGGAATGCTGCCCAATTGGGAGCTTGGATATTCAGAAATTTGTTGCTTGCCGTCGATTTGGAGGGTGATTTGTTTGGACTTGCTAGTTTAAAAAACACCACCGAAACCAACATCAAACTGTTTTAA
- the SAP98 gene encoding Sap98p (Glycosyl-phosphatidylinositol-anchored aspartic endopeptidase; regulated by Gcn2p and Gcn4p; expressed only in opaque MTLa/MTLa cells) → MIFNILSFISLAIFVDAVALKSNPKVISFDFELRFSDPIKRDTNFGTGTAAPVKDTHWSFPLKIGSNQDPVTLAADTGSWLIQINDANATCPNCHKHGTYNSSGSSTVVKSGKTARSFFTRSAYYIGELVSDSIQIGNLQIPQVTFNDVYNSTAGDGIFGLARPPSDKNQSIVWAAKYHGLVDKAAYSIYLQNLDGTPGALTVGGYDAAKVDGDITWTSIRNANVQAHLGHIEINEEIIDVNKNYTIDTGGRYGFLPEAAYNQVIANLPEDPKFGADRGQITCSLLEGKNFTYNLNGVDYTFPLRTLYVPTENTDHCYLALLKGNAAQLGAYVFRNLFVAVDFEDDLIGLASLKNTTATNIRPF, encoded by the coding sequence atgattttcaatattttgtctttcatttctttagcaatttttgttgatgcTGTTGCTTTGAAAAGCAACCCAAAGGTCattagttttgattttgagcTAAGATTTTCCGATCCTATCAAAAGAGATACCAACTTTGGTACCGGTACTGCTGCCCCAGTAAAGGACACTCACTGGTCGTTCCCTCTTAAAATTGGATCAAACCAAGACCCAGTAACACTTGCAGCCGATACTGGTAGTTGGTTAATACAAATCAATGATGCTAATGCCACTTGTCCGAATTGCCATAAACACGGTACTTATAATTCATCTGGCTCGCTGACCGTTGTAAAGCTGGGTAAAACAGCAAGGTCATTTTTTACACGACTGGCATACTACATTGGTGAGTTAGTCAGTGATTCTATccaaattggaaatttacAAATCCCTCAAGTAACCTTCAATGATGTTTATAATTCAACTGCGGGTGATGGTATTTTTGGTTTAGCAAGACCACCATCTGacaaaaatcaaagtaTTGTTTGGGCTGCTAAATACCATGGCTTAGTTGATAAAGCTGCTTATTCTATCTACTTACAAAACCTTGATGGAACGCCAGGTGCTTTAACTGTTGGAGGTTATGATGCTGCTAAAGTTGACGGTGATATCACTTGGACAAGTATTAGAAATGCTAATGTTCAAGCACATCTTGGtcatattgaaattaacgAAGAAATCATTGATGTTAATAAAAACTACACCATCGATACCGGTGGTAGGTACGGTTTCTTACCGGAAGCAGCATATAATCAAGTTATTGCTAATTTGCCTGAAGATCCAAAATTTGGAGCCGACCGTGGTCAAATTACCTGTTCATTACTTGAAGGTAAAAACTTTACCTATAATTTGAATGGTGTTGATTACACATTCCCTTTAAGAACTTTGTATGTTCCTACTGAAAACACCGATCACTGTTACCTTGCTTTGCTTAAAGGTAATGCTGCTCAATTAGGTGCATACGTGTTCAgaaatttatttgttgccgttgattttgaagatgaCTTAATTGGACTTGCTAGCTTGAAAAATACTACTGCAACAAATATCAGACCTTTTTAG